A stretch of the Archangium violaceum genome encodes the following:
- a CDS encoding penicillin-binding protein 1A, whose product MSSQPQSPTPATPPAPPVPPAPPARPGLGALLWHWTKRLLVLAAVGLVLLVLTVTGAYFYFSRGLPSPEALRNYTLPQVTKVRCADGSVCAEFFMPQGRRTVVDIQELPPHVRNAFLGAEDADFYKHEGLDFFGITRAAVKNLIPGSRKSGASTLTQQVVKNMLLSPERSLSRKIREWILTPRVEQTLTKDQILSLYINQVYYGQGRSGIEEAALYYFGKHAKDLSLGEAAVLAGTVQSPNRINPEKNIVKAKQRQGYVLEQMAQHGFAPRAQVDKEKEKPIVLAPRPPPEVGPYYAEEMRRTLVARYGEQAVLTGGLRVDIAMDPKLQAIADEAVRKGLEAVDRRQGYRGALGTLEAARFERLKPLIARQIEEAGRRQKEGAYVADLASLAQTGAPQPNPVEEPVVTTDAEQEEDEKLSADEKLAQDVQLAPLKEGLRVAGFVTQVDDPGKKARVDLVGRTAEIPFSSVTWARMKGKSAPSKMSDVMKPGDIVLVRITRVTPAPALLEATLDQVPLVQGGLVVINPQNRHVVAMVGGYDFKVSPFNRATQARRQPGSSFKPFLYGAALGSGRYTTISTVNDAPEAIRDPYTGKAWKPQNYDRTFEGPMTLREALTKSKNTVSVRLIEAITPATAIDFARRAGIRSPLPENLTLALGTGEVSILEAANAYATLQANGRYAEPLTLLKVADAQGKVLEEHQPAFEETLPPAVAYLTTSLMRSVVEEGTARAVTELNRPAAGKTGTASENRDAWFSGFTADWVASAWVGFDDHSPLGSSETGGRAPLPIWLEFMRAAHQGLPAREFEVPPGVVQVRIDPATGLLAGNAVPGRLESFLDGTQPTAEAPPPGHVTPSDFFLQEGSRGGL is encoded by the coding sequence ATGAGCTCCCAGCCCCAATCCCCGACTCCCGCCACTCCTCCGGCGCCCCCGGTTCCTCCGGCGCCCCCGGCCCGTCCCGGCCTGGGTGCCCTCCTGTGGCACTGGACGAAGCGGCTCCTCGTCCTCGCCGCCGTGGGACTGGTGCTGCTCGTGCTCACCGTCACGGGCGCCTACTTCTACTTCAGCCGCGGCCTGCCCTCGCCCGAGGCCCTGCGCAACTACACCCTGCCCCAGGTCACCAAGGTGCGCTGCGCCGACGGCTCCGTGTGCGCCGAGTTCTTCATGCCCCAGGGGCGCCGCACCGTGGTGGACATCCAGGAGCTGCCACCCCACGTGCGCAACGCCTTCCTCGGCGCCGAGGACGCGGATTTCTACAAGCACGAGGGCCTCGACTTCTTCGGCATCACCCGCGCCGCCGTGAAGAACCTCATCCCCGGCAGCCGCAAGTCCGGTGCCTCCACGCTCACGCAGCAGGTGGTGAAGAACATGCTGCTGTCGCCCGAGCGCAGCCTCTCGCGCAAGATTCGCGAGTGGATCCTCACCCCGCGCGTGGAGCAGACGCTCACCAAGGATCAGATCCTCAGCCTCTACATCAACCAGGTCTATTACGGGCAGGGGCGCAGCGGCATCGAGGAGGCCGCCCTCTACTACTTCGGCAAGCACGCCAAGGACCTGAGCCTCGGCGAGGCCGCGGTGCTCGCGGGCACGGTGCAGTCGCCCAACCGCATCAACCCGGAGAAGAACATCGTCAAGGCCAAGCAGCGCCAGGGCTATGTGTTGGAGCAGATGGCGCAGCACGGCTTCGCGCCCAGGGCGCAGGTGGACAAGGAGAAGGAGAAGCCCATCGTGCTCGCCCCCCGGCCGCCCCCCGAAGTGGGCCCCTACTACGCCGAGGAGATGCGCCGCACGCTCGTCGCCCGCTATGGCGAGCAGGCCGTGCTCACCGGGGGCCTGCGCGTGGACATCGCCATGGACCCGAAGCTCCAGGCCATCGCCGACGAGGCGGTGCGCAAGGGGCTGGAGGCCGTGGACCGTCGGCAGGGCTACCGCGGCGCGCTGGGCACGCTGGAGGCCGCGCGCTTCGAGCGCCTCAAGCCCCTCATCGCCCGGCAGATCGAAGAGGCCGGCCGGCGTCAGAAGGAAGGCGCGTACGTGGCCGACCTCGCCTCGCTCGCGCAGACGGGCGCGCCGCAGCCCAACCCCGTCGAGGAGCCGGTGGTGACCACCGACGCCGAGCAGGAGGAGGACGAGAAGCTCTCCGCCGACGAGAAGCTCGCGCAGGATGTGCAGCTCGCGCCCCTCAAGGAGGGCCTGCGCGTGGCCGGCTTCGTCACCCAGGTGGATGACCCGGGCAAGAAGGCCCGCGTGGACCTGGTGGGCCGCACCGCGGAGATTCCCTTCTCCTCCGTCACCTGGGCACGCATGAAGGGCAAGAGCGCGCCCTCGAAGATGTCGGACGTGATGAAGCCCGGGGACATCGTGCTCGTGCGCATCACTCGCGTCACGCCCGCCCCCGCGCTGCTCGAGGCCACGCTGGACCAGGTGCCACTCGTGCAGGGCGGCCTCGTCGTCATCAACCCCCAGAACCGCCACGTGGTGGCCATGGTGGGCGGCTATGACTTCAAGGTCTCGCCCTTCAACCGCGCCACGCAGGCCCGGCGCCAGCCCGGCTCGTCCTTCAAGCCCTTCCTGTATGGCGCCGCGCTCGGCAGCGGGCGCTACACCACCATCAGCACGGTGAACGACGCCCCCGAGGCCATCCGCGATCCGTACACCGGCAAGGCGTGGAAGCCGCAGAACTACGACCGCACCTTCGAGGGCCCCATGACGCTGCGCGAGGCCCTCACCAAGTCCAAGAACACCGTGTCCGTGCGCCTCATCGAGGCCATCACCCCCGCCACCGCCATCGACTTCGCCCGCCGCGCCGGCATCCGCTCGCCGCTGCCGGAGAACCTCACCCTGGCGCTGGGCACCGGTGAGGTGTCCATCCTGGAGGCCGCCAACGCCTACGCCACGCTGCAGGCCAACGGCCGCTACGCCGAGCCGCTGACGCTGCTGAAGGTGGCGGACGCGCAGGGCAAGGTGCTCGAGGAGCACCAGCCGGCCTTCGAGGAGACGCTGCCCCCGGCGGTGGCCTACCTCACCACGTCGCTGATGCGCAGCGTGGTGGAGGAGGGCACGGCCCGCGCCGTGACGGAGCTCAACCGCCCCGCCGCCGGCAAGACGGGCACCGCCAGCGAGAACCGCGACGCCTGGTTCTCCGGCTTCACCGCGGACTGGGTCGCCAGCGCGTGGGTGGGTTTCGACGACCACTCGCCCCTGGGCAGCTCCGAGACGGGTGGCCGCGCGCCCCTCCCCATCTGGCTGGAGTTCATGCGCGCCGCCCACCAGGGTCTGCCCGCGCGCGAGTTCGAGGTGCCCCCCGGCGTGGTGCAGGTGCGCATCGACCCCGCCACCGGACTGCTCGCGGGCAACGCCGTGCCCGGCCGGCTCGAGTCCTTCCTCGACGGCACCCAGCCCACCGCCGAGGCGCCCCCGCCCGGCCACGTCACCCCGAGCGACTTCTTCCTCCAGGAAGGTAGCCGGGGGGGTCTGTGA
- a CDS encoding HNH endonuclease has protein sequence MALSLGAEREYAGNVGYDDELDTVYRYDDYVPNHLQVAKGDLLILCDRKAVLGIARISRISSSEELKKLRRCPECRIATIKERKKKRPSFRCRDGHEFDEPVPDEMPIVKYEAHYDGVFQRVPGHIPVQAVRRACPNYNPQLSMQKVELEHLEEGPAKLLLRLAEALPEAILGLGLMAEDSSEEPYVLDERDERRRIARQIRERRGQGLFRQELRERFGDTCLVTRCRLPDLLEAAHISPYRGEKDNHPSNGLLLRADIHTLFDLDLLGINPETLQVSLHPRLSGMGYEDFGGSEK, from the coding sequence TTGGCGCTCTCTCTGGGGGCAGAGCGCGAGTACGCAGGGAACGTGGGATATGACGATGAGTTGGACACGGTCTATCGCTACGACGACTATGTTCCGAACCACCTACAAGTGGCGAAGGGGGATCTGCTGATCCTCTGCGACCGAAAGGCCGTCTTGGGCATCGCCAGGATCTCCAGGATTTCTTCCTCGGAGGAACTCAAGAAGTTGAGGCGTTGTCCAGAATGCAGGATCGCGACCATAAAGGAGCGCAAAAAGAAGCGCCCGTCGTTCAGGTGCAGGGATGGCCATGAGTTCGATGAGCCAGTGCCGGATGAGATGCCGATCGTCAAGTACGAGGCTCATTATGATGGGGTTTTCCAAAGAGTTCCTGGGCACATCCCCGTACAGGCGGTTCGCCGGGCTTGTCCGAATTACAACCCGCAGCTTTCCATGCAGAAGGTGGAATTGGAGCATTTGGAAGAGGGGCCAGCGAAGCTCTTGCTTCGCTTGGCGGAAGCGTTGCCCGAGGCAATCCTGGGCCTTGGTCTCATGGCAGAGGATTCGTCAGAAGAGCCGTATGTTCTTGATGAGAGGGATGAAAGGAGGCGCATCGCACGTCAGATCCGCGAGCGCCGAGGACAGGGGCTATTCCGTCAGGAGCTTCGTGAGCGTTTCGGTGACACCTGCTTGGTGACCCGGTGCAGGCTTCCTGACCTGCTCGAAGCGGCTCACATTTCTCCCTATCGGGGAGAGAAGGACAACCATCCCTCGAATGGGCTACTGCTCCGTGCGGACATCCACACGCTCTTTGACTTGGACCTGCTTGGGATCAATCCGGAGACGCTCCAAGTCAGCCTGCATCCCAGATTGAGTGGCATGGGGTACGAAGACTTTGGAGGCTCGGAAAAATAA
- a CDS encoding ISAzo13 family transposase codes for MNVTPSIEAVQRKFEALRAGMNEVVRRRWAAAEARSLGRGGISLVAKATGLSRSAIRRGLKELEQGVTLDIHRARRHGGGRKKATEKDTTLLSDLEVLVEPATRGDPMSPLRWTCKSTVKLAAELSHRGHAIDPSTVGRLLRQTGYSLQSNRKTREGGKHPDRNAQFEHINALVRAFHRRGEPVISVDAKKKELVGDFKNAGREWHPKAKPSEVRVYDFVDKELGKVLPYGVYDVGANEGWVSVGVTHDTPAFATSTIRTWWLEMGRERYARAKELLIIADSGGSNSARARLWKVELQHLADEMGLRISVSHLPPGTSKWNKIEHRMFCHITHNWRGRPLESREIVVNLIGSTTTEKGLHIQAALDTDDYPLGIKVTNHEMESLRIKRNKFHGEWNYVFIPNVV; via the coding sequence ATGAACGTAACGCCATCGATAGAGGCTGTTCAACGCAAATTCGAGGCGCTGCGTGCGGGAATGAACGAGGTGGTTCGTCGGCGCTGGGCGGCTGCGGAGGCCAGGTCCTTGGGAAGGGGAGGCATCAGTTTGGTGGCAAAGGCCACAGGACTGTCCCGGTCGGCAATACGGCGGGGGTTGAAAGAGCTTGAACAGGGGGTGACTCTCGACATCCACCGCGCACGCCGCCATGGTGGAGGCCGGAAGAAAGCGACAGAGAAAGACACAACGTTGCTGTCGGACCTCGAGGTGTTGGTGGAGCCAGCCACGCGCGGCGATCCGATGTCGCCCTTGCGCTGGACTTGCAAGAGCACCGTGAAACTGGCCGCTGAGTTGAGTCATCGAGGCCATGCCATCGATCCCAGCACCGTGGGGAGACTTCTGCGCCAGACGGGCTACAGCCTCCAGAGTAACCGCAAAACGCGTGAGGGCGGCAAGCATCCCGACCGAAACGCACAATTCGAGCACATCAACGCGCTGGTGCGGGCCTTCCACCGGCGCGGAGAGCCTGTCATCTCGGTGGATGCCAAGAAAAAGGAGTTGGTGGGGGACTTCAAGAACGCAGGAAGGGAGTGGCACCCGAAAGCCAAGCCGTCCGAGGTTCGGGTATACGACTTCGTAGATAAGGAGTTGGGTAAAGTCCTGCCGTACGGCGTCTATGACGTGGGCGCCAATGAGGGATGGGTGAGCGTAGGGGTGACACACGACACGCCCGCCTTCGCCACGTCCACCATCCGAACCTGGTGGTTGGAGATGGGCCGAGAGCGCTACGCGCGAGCGAAGGAGTTGCTCATCATCGCAGACAGCGGTGGCAGCAACAGCGCTCGTGCTCGGTTGTGGAAAGTGGAGTTGCAGCACCTGGCGGACGAGATGGGGCTGCGAATCAGCGTCAGCCACCTACCGCCCGGAACGAGCAAGTGGAACAAGATAGAGCATCGGATGTTCTGCCATATCACCCACAACTGGAGAGGGCGTCCCCTGGAGAGTCGAGAGATCGTCGTCAACCTCATCGGGAGCACGACTACCGAAAAGGGCCTACACATTCAGGCAGCACTCGATACGGACGACTACCCTCTTGGCATAAAGGTAACCAACCATGAGATGGAGTCGCTCCGAATAAAAAGGAACAAGTTCCATGGGGAATGGAACTACGTATTCATACCCAACGTGGTTTGA
- a CDS encoding sensor histidine kinase: protein MRLRTRLALAFALLALVPLTVMVPFTLTQLRATLSRGLDARMDGATASAQEALERAAANARRAVEELVESSAMEDLAREARESPARAIRADTAQPLMKSRGLTVLSLFDRKGTTLSSGHLPARRGDPDPVLFAVTREKSSKPVPVKVSVRGDQGLREVPALVTARPVDYGDSRLWVVGGVLLDQGLAAHLSRLTGAEVSLLSGDTEVARAGSVTAPTVARVLPLGEVATVRLVFSRAAEREATVGVFRSFLLLAGLGLSFAVLLGLLMARRITQPVEALTSGARRVGEGALDVQVQVKATGEVGELVKTFNHMTTELRSTTERLVASERVAAWQEVARRLAHEIKNPLTPIRMSLETLMAVQDAQDARFPALFRDSAGVILEEVDRLRRIVDEFSRFARLPKPQLEPVDLGELAQNVLSLYATPPEGIHIHSEIQPGVVAKADRDQLTQVLVNLVKNAEEAMAKGGGDLRVRVRGDEREAVVEVQDSGPGIPPEHRARIFEPYFTTKDGGTGLGLAIAARILQEHGGKLDVGGEPGQGACFTLSLPREH, encoded by the coding sequence ATGAGGTTGAGGACGCGGCTGGCGCTCGCCTTCGCCCTGCTGGCGCTGGTGCCGCTGACGGTGATGGTGCCCTTCACCCTGACGCAGCTGCGCGCCACGCTGTCGCGAGGGCTGGACGCGCGCATGGACGGGGCCACCGCCTCCGCGCAGGAGGCCCTCGAGCGAGCCGCCGCCAACGCACGCCGGGCGGTGGAGGAGTTGGTGGAGAGCTCCGCCATGGAGGACCTGGCGCGCGAGGCCCGCGAGTCCCCCGCCCGAGCCATCCGCGCCGACACCGCCCAGCCGCTGATGAAGAGCCGGGGTCTCACGGTGCTGTCCCTGTTCGACCGGAAGGGCACCACGCTGTCCTCGGGGCACCTGCCCGCGCGCCGGGGAGATCCGGACCCGGTGCTCTTCGCGGTGACGCGGGAGAAGTCCTCCAAGCCCGTACCGGTGAAGGTGTCGGTCCGAGGAGACCAGGGCCTGCGCGAGGTGCCCGCGCTCGTCACCGCGAGACCGGTGGACTACGGGGACTCGCGGCTGTGGGTGGTGGGAGGGGTGCTGCTGGACCAGGGGCTGGCGGCGCACCTGTCGCGGCTCACGGGGGCGGAGGTGTCCCTGCTGTCCGGGGACACGGAGGTGGCGAGGGCGGGAAGCGTCACGGCGCCCACGGTGGCGCGAGTGCTGCCACTGGGCGAGGTCGCCACGGTGCGGCTCGTCTTCAGCCGCGCGGCCGAGCGGGAGGCCACGGTGGGCGTGTTCCGCTCCTTCCTGCTGCTGGCCGGGTTGGGGCTGAGCTTCGCGGTGCTGCTGGGGCTGCTGATGGCCCGGCGGATCACCCAGCCAGTGGAGGCGCTCACCTCGGGCGCGAGACGGGTGGGAGAGGGCGCGCTGGACGTGCAGGTGCAGGTGAAGGCCACGGGCGAGGTGGGCGAGCTGGTGAAGACGTTCAACCACATGACGACGGAGCTGCGCTCCACCACCGAGCGGCTGGTGGCCAGCGAGCGGGTCGCCGCGTGGCAGGAGGTGGCGAGGCGGCTGGCGCATGAGATCAAGAATCCGCTGACGCCCATCCGCATGTCGCTGGAGACGCTGATGGCGGTGCAGGACGCGCAGGACGCGCGCTTCCCCGCGCTCTTCCGGGACAGCGCGGGCGTCATCCTGGAAGAGGTGGATCGGCTGCGGCGGATCGTCGACGAGTTCAGCCGCTTCGCGCGCCTGCCCAAGCCGCAGCTGGAGCCGGTGGACCTGGGGGAGCTCGCGCAGAACGTGCTGTCGCTCTACGCCACACCGCCGGAGGGCATCCACATCCACTCAGAGATACAGCCCGGGGTGGTGGCGAAGGCGGACCGGGACCAGCTCACGCAGGTGCTGGTGAACCTGGTGAAGAACGCCGAGGAGGCGATGGCGAAGGGAGGCGGGGACCTGCGCGTGCGCGTGCGAGGCGACGAGCGGGAGGCGGTGGTGGAGGTGCAGGACAGCGGCCCGGGGATTCCACCCGAGCACCGGGCACGCATCTTCGAGCCCTACTTCACGACGAAGGACGGCGGCACGGGCCTGGGACTGGCGATTGCGGCGCGCATCCTCCAGGAGCACGGCGGCAAGCTGGACGTGGGCGGCGAGCCTGGCCAGGGCGCCTGCTTCACCCTCTCCCTGCCGCGCGAGCACTGA
- a CDS encoding DEAD/DEAH box helicase, with protein sequence MSDTFDQLGLSPESLEALRRARFERPTPIQARAIPPALAGKDVIGCAATGTGKTAAYVLPLVERFAGRKGTLGLVLAPTRELVQQIAGPVEFFGGPRGVLHAVVIGGEDMAAQAEALKRKPTLVLATPGRLVDLLESRVASFPQLEALVLDEADRMLDMGFQPQLEAILAALPRRRQTLLFSATLGPDVSRFAREELHRPVRVEVTRSGTPAERAEQRLYVVKPEEKSALLLTLLARDEATALVFTRTKERADKVHRGLERAGYRSGVLHADRTQNERNQTMKAFREGRYRCLVATDIAARGLDVEDVGHVINYDLPHVPEDYVHRIGRTARASASGVASTFATAKDRQMVEQIEKLMRGGIPRVTVPREDPVFQAEWERHQAAQRDPGPPQKDHGVSKKAPGQAPGRHARSHGKGPRSGPAKE encoded by the coding sequence GTGAGCGACACCTTCGACCAACTCGGCCTGTCCCCGGAATCCCTCGAGGCGCTGCGCCGCGCTCGGTTCGAGAGGCCGACGCCCATCCAGGCGCGGGCCATACCTCCGGCGCTCGCGGGCAAGGACGTCATCGGCTGCGCCGCCACGGGGACGGGGAAGACGGCGGCGTACGTGCTGCCCCTGGTGGAGCGGTTCGCCGGCCGGAAGGGGACACTGGGGTTGGTGTTGGCGCCCACTCGCGAGCTGGTGCAGCAGATCGCCGGACCGGTGGAGTTCTTCGGAGGACCGCGAGGTGTCTTGCACGCGGTGGTCATCGGCGGCGAGGACATGGCGGCACAGGCCGAGGCGCTGAAGCGGAAGCCCACGCTGGTGCTGGCCACGCCGGGGCGGCTGGTGGACCTGCTGGAGTCGAGGGTCGCGTCGTTCCCGCAGCTGGAGGCGCTGGTGCTGGACGAGGCGGACCGGATGCTGGACATGGGCTTCCAGCCGCAGCTGGAGGCCATCCTCGCGGCGCTGCCCCGCCGCCGGCAGACGCTGCTGTTCTCCGCGACGCTGGGCCCGGACGTGAGCCGCTTCGCCCGCGAGGAGCTGCACCGGCCGGTGCGCGTGGAGGTGACGAGGAGTGGGACGCCCGCCGAGCGCGCCGAGCAACGGCTGTACGTGGTGAAGCCCGAGGAGAAGTCGGCGCTGCTGCTCACGCTGCTGGCGAGGGACGAGGCGACGGCGCTCGTCTTCACGCGGACGAAGGAGCGGGCGGACAAGGTGCACCGGGGGCTGGAGCGAGCGGGGTACCGGAGCGGGGTGCTGCACGCGGACCGGACGCAGAACGAGCGAAACCAGACGATGAAGGCCTTCCGCGAGGGCAGGTACCGGTGCCTGGTGGCCACGGACATCGCGGCGCGAGGGCTGGACGTGGAGGACGTGGGGCACGTCATCAACTACGACCTGCCGCACGTGCCGGAGGACTACGTGCACCGGATTGGCCGCACGGCACGAGCCTCCGCGAGTGGCGTGGCCTCGACGTTCGCGACGGCGAAGGACCGGCAGATGGTCGAGCAGATTGAAAAGCTCATGCGGGGAGGGATTCCCCGCGTGACGGTGCCGCGCGAGGACCCCGTCTTCCAGGCGGAGTGGGAGCGCCACCAGGCCGCGCAGCGAGACCCGGGCCCGCCGCAGAAGGACCATGGGGTGTCAAAGAAGGCTCCGGGACAGGCCCCAGGGCGGCACGCGAGGTCGCACGGAAAGGGCCCGCGCTCGGGCCCAGCGAAGGAGTGA
- a CDS encoding peptide ABC transporter substrate-binding protein, with protein MTLRHALVSLLLLGAMPSLAAGRVPYGGELRVAHTGPAEPGEPALADSPTEATVLGLLSRPPCHLTPDGHLAPALARELSRPSAQVVRLSLPSPAQATALVRAWARLTGSEAPSPYRALLFPLRGEGRQLSATGDTLELALAFPWPDLERALCHPALAPPRSVPAALGPFSAAGTHTVEARLAWSQGRPYVDRVRLMPTDERGLSRLWSTQEAQVALGVLSDSGTVSGTALYATYLAWSPRRVPPDFRRAVESAIDREDLTRLFVRGPAVPMPHLLPPAHLSQSAGPRPSPPPAQAGRKVTLLYDASSEDQRAVAERLQVRLHDRGYAVALERLPRAELRARWAKGDYELMLHSLLLPPVPGPALAVVLDAAGRKDLLGVELPRIGALPDAAARDTRARERALALAPSVPLLPLYAQGLALRAAPEVGGLVFDAQGLPMLDGAWLHPTVPGVPGARR; from the coding sequence ATGACGCTCCGCCACGCCCTCGTCAGCCTCCTCCTGCTCGGCGCCATGCCGTCGCTCGCCGCCGGCCGCGTCCCCTACGGAGGCGAGCTGCGCGTCGCCCACACCGGCCCCGCCGAGCCTGGAGAGCCGGCCCTCGCCGACTCCCCCACCGAGGCCACCGTGCTCGGGCTCCTCTCGCGGCCCCCCTGTCACCTGACCCCGGACGGGCACCTCGCGCCCGCGCTCGCACGGGAGCTGTCGCGCCCCTCCGCGCAGGTGGTGCGCCTGAGCCTGCCCTCTCCCGCGCAGGCCACCGCGCTCGTCCGCGCCTGGGCCCGGCTCACCGGCTCCGAGGCGCCCTCGCCCTACCGCGCCCTGCTCTTCCCGCTGCGCGGCGAGGGCCGGCAGCTCTCCGCCACCGGCGACACGCTGGAGCTCGCGCTCGCCTTCCCGTGGCCGGACCTGGAGCGAGCCCTGTGCCACCCGGCGCTCGCCCCGCCACGCTCCGTGCCCGCCGCGCTCGGCCCGTTCTCCGCCGCTGGCACCCACACCGTGGAAGCACGGCTCGCCTGGAGCCAGGGCCGGCCGTACGTGGACAGAGTGCGCCTGATGCCCACCGACGAGCGCGGCCTCTCGCGCCTGTGGTCGACGCAGGAGGCCCAGGTGGCGCTCGGCGTCCTCTCCGACTCGGGAACCGTTTCGGGCACGGCGCTATACGCCACCTACCTGGCCTGGTCACCGAGGCGCGTGCCTCCGGACTTCCGGCGAGCGGTGGAGAGCGCCATCGATCGCGAGGACCTCACGCGCCTCTTCGTGCGAGGACCGGCCGTGCCCATGCCGCACCTGCTGCCGCCCGCGCACCTCTCCCAGTCCGCGGGCCCACGCCCCTCGCCGCCGCCCGCCCAGGCCGGGCGCAAGGTGACGCTGCTCTACGACGCGAGCAGCGAGGACCAGCGCGCGGTGGCCGAGCGCCTCCAGGTGAGGCTGCACGATCGAGGCTACGCCGTGGCCCTGGAGCGCCTGCCGCGCGCCGAGCTGCGCGCCCGCTGGGCGAAGGGCGACTACGAGCTGATGCTCCACTCGCTGCTGCTGCCGCCCGTGCCCGGCCCGGCCCTGGCCGTGGTGCTGGACGCCGCGGGCCGGAAGGATCTGCTCGGGGTGGAGCTGCCGCGCATCGGCGCCCTGCCGGACGCGGCGGCGCGCGACACGAGGGCTCGTGAGCGGGCCCTGGCACTCGCCCCGTCCGTGCCGCTTCTGCCGCTATATGCGCAGGGGCTGGCACTGCGCGCGGCACCGGAGGTGGGAGGGCTCGTGTTCGACGCCCAGGGGCTGCCCATGCTGGACGGCGCCTGGCTGCACCCCACCGTGCCGGGTGTCCCGGGAGCGCGGAGATGA
- a CDS encoding FG-GAP repeat domain-containing protein — protein sequence MSRALAAALLLAAHPSPAAKPTQRPPAPAARPAQEAAVTPALERLAQAVASDVREVKPEPPVALYLSGGAPELRRAFGTLLASRLASAGLAPVVLEAPSPEAAESLAREQGTRALLRLTLGVEAGELRAHGDLFGTWVNFWSGRTATRAPSPAAAIAQSVEADAAVLALAAVEPPRTPATPSEEPLPLLLLGAVLAHLPSPPAALAAGDLDGDGKDEVVALTERAVHVFAADGQLVAERSLEALPPSSAPTREPFGALAILSGPPRIAAFSTRFAHGEVLSLEGGALRGVSRLESAPLAPDARGAFVPGQTAFAPEVRLGNGEQRLAGVQSRFTTFSSANARLLLVHPDGSASFFSRPSVAPLPLSGLGAGSALGDLDGDGTPELLTTSPEIQPSPDVLRVFKTNGGDPTLHEPLWQGPLPAGRALQVVTANLDGDKRREVVVGLSQPDGTGVLFLLRQGAP from the coding sequence GTGAGCCGAGCCCTCGCCGCCGCGCTCCTCCTGGCCGCGCACCCCTCTCCGGCCGCGAAGCCCACGCAGCGGCCTCCCGCCCCGGCCGCGCGGCCCGCCCAGGAGGCCGCGGTCACTCCGGCCCTCGAGCGGCTCGCCCAGGCCGTGGCCTCGGATGTCCGCGAGGTGAAGCCCGAGCCCCCCGTGGCCCTGTACCTCTCCGGGGGAGCCCCTGAGTTGCGGCGCGCCTTCGGGACGTTGCTCGCCTCGCGCCTCGCCTCCGCCGGGCTCGCCCCCGTGGTGCTGGAGGCCCCCTCCCCCGAGGCCGCCGAGTCGCTCGCCCGCGAGCAGGGCACCCGCGCCCTGCTGCGGCTCACCCTCGGCGTGGAGGCCGGTGAGCTGCGCGCGCATGGCGACCTGTTCGGCACCTGGGTGAACTTCTGGTCCGGCCGCACCGCCACCCGCGCGCCGTCTCCCGCCGCCGCCATCGCCCAGTCCGTGGAGGCGGATGCCGCGGTGCTCGCGCTCGCCGCCGTGGAGCCTCCGCGCACGCCCGCCACCCCTTCCGAGGAGCCGCTTCCCCTGCTCCTGCTGGGCGCCGTGCTGGCACATCTGCCCTCCCCGCCCGCCGCGCTCGCCGCGGGGGACCTCGATGGGGACGGCAAGGACGAGGTGGTCGCGCTCACCGAGCGGGCCGTCCACGTCTTCGCCGCGGATGGGCAGCTCGTCGCCGAGCGCTCGCTGGAGGCGCTGCCCCCCAGCTCCGCTCCCACCCGCGAGCCCTTCGGCGCACTGGCCATCCTCTCCGGGCCACCACGCATCGCCGCCTTCTCCACCCGCTTCGCCCACGGCGAGGTGCTCTCCCTGGAGGGAGGCGCGCTGCGAGGCGTGTCCCGGCTCGAGTCCGCGCCCCTGGCCCCGGACGCGCGCGGCGCCTTCGTGCCGGGCCAGACGGCCTTCGCTCCCGAGGTGCGGCTCGGCAACGGCGAGCAGCGCCTGGCGGGTGTGCAGTCCCGCTTCACCACCTTCAGCTCCGCCAACGCTCGCCTCCTCCTCGTCCACCCGGATGGCTCGGCCTCCTTCTTCTCCCGGCCCTCGGTGGCCCCCCTGCCGCTCTCCGGCCTCGGCGCCGGCAGCGCGCTCGGGGACCTGGACGGGGATGGGACGCCGGAGCTGCTCACCACCTCGCCTGAAATCCAACCGTCGCCGGACGTGCTGCGCGTCTTCAAGACGAACGGTGGCGATCCCACCCTCCACGAGCCTCTCTGGCAGGGGCCCCTTCCCGCTGGCCGCGCCCTCCAGGTGGTGACGGCCAACCTGGACGGGGACAAACGCCGCGAGGTGGTGGTGGGCCTCTCACAACCGGATGGTACCGGCGTGCTCTTCCTCCTGCGCCAGGGTGCGCCATGA